The following are from one region of the Papaver somniferum cultivar HN1 unplaced genomic scaffold, ASM357369v1 unplaced-scaffold_132, whole genome shotgun sequence genome:
- the LOC113333092 gene encoding pectinesterase-like — MIGKVAAASVSLILVVGVVIGVIASVGHFHKHDSSSNGGANADDHLSPGMKAVTTMCNPTEYKDTCIKTLSPLVSNGSANPKVLVKGAIQFTMDEVQKAIEHTEKLVDDPKLVNNNETLKEALGDCKEYLQYALDDLKESVSMVTDNELNALGDFAPELQNWLSAVVSFKENCLDGLDISPELKKAMMDNGLISVTEFTTNALGIVGEISDLLKSFNIPFNLTSAADSVQGRGLTETDKEGFPTWFSGNSRKLLALHQSGRLRPNAVVAKDGSGQYRTISAALAAYPKNNIKNQAYVIYVKAGIYDEYITITKDQHNIVMYGDGPTKSIVTGRKSFRDGIKTDKTASFAVIGRDFHCYSMGFRNTAGPEGHQAVALRVQSDRSAFYNCRMDGYQDTLYVQTYRQFYRNCIISGTIDFIFGDSATIIQNSMIIVRKPMDNQLNTITAHGRSKAAETTGLVLQNCQIVPERQLFPVRFKINSYLGRPWKEYSRTIFMECAIGDLIHPDGWYPWEGTFALNTLDYGEYANTGPGANTARRVKWKGYHAITDRKVAARYTAQPFIRGQMWLKSTGVPFMLGFTH; from the exons atgatcggAAAGGTTGCAGCGGCCAGTGTGTCGCTTATCCTAGTAGTAGGTGTTGTCATTGGTGTAATAGCTAGTGTTGGCCACTTCCACAAACATGACAGCTCATCAAATGGTGGAGCAAATGCAGATGATCACTTGTCACCAGGAATGAAGGCCGTGACAACAATGTGTAACCCAACTGAATACAAAGACACATGCATCAAAACTCTTAGCCCTTTGGTTAGCAACGGATCCGCCAACCCCAAAGTTTTGGTGAAGGGAGCAATCCAGTTTACCATGGATGAGGTCCAGAAGGCTATTGAACATACAGAAAAACTGGTAGACGACCCCAAGCTCGTCAACAACAATGAAACACTGAAGGAAGCTCTTGGTGATTGCAAGGAGTACTTACAGTACGCATTGGACGACCTTAAAGAATCAGTGTCCATGGTTACTGACAACGAATTGAATGCTTTGGGTGATTTTGCACCTGAGCTTCAGAATTGGTTGAGTGCTGTGGTTTCATTCAAGGAAAACTGTCTCGATGGTCTTGATATCAGCCCTGAATTGAAGAAGGCTATGATGGACAATGGTTTAATCAGTGTTACTGAATTTACAACCAATGCTCTTGGTATTGTTGGCGAAATTTCAGACCTCCTCAAATCTTTTAACATACCATTTAACTTGACCAGTGCAGCCGATTCTGTTCAAGGCAGAGGTTTAACTGAGACAGACAAGGAAGGATTCCCTACATGGTTTTCTGGCAACAGCCGAAAGCTTTTGGCCTTACACCAAAGTGGTAGGTTGAGGCCTAATGCAGTCGTGGCTAAAGATGGAAGCGGACAGTATAGGACAATTAGTGCTGCTCTTGCTGCATATCCAAAGAATAACATAAAGAACCAGGCATACGTGATTTATGTTAAGGCTGGTATCTATGACGAATACATCACTATCACCAAAGACCAGCACAACATTGTCATGTATGGAGATGGTCCAACAAAATCCATCGTCACCGGAAGGAAGAGCTTCCGAGACGGTATCAAGACCGACAAGACCGCCTCCTTCG CCGTTATCGGAAGGGATTTCCATTGCTATTCGATGGGATTCAGAAACACAGCTGGGCCTGAAGGTCATCAAGCCGTGGCTCTACGAGTTCAATCAGACAGATCTGCTTTCTACAACTGTAGAATGGATGGATACCAAGACACTTTGTACGTACAAACCTACCGCCAATTCTACCGCAACTGCATCATATCAGGCACAATCGACTTCATCTTCGGTGACTCTGCAACCATTATCCAGAACTCAATGATCATTGTCAGAAAACCCATGGACAACCAACTGAACACAATCACAGCTCATGGAAGGAGCAAGGCTGCTGAAACCACTGGTCTAGTCCTCCAAAACTGTCAAATCGTGCCAGAACGACAACTTTTCCCTGTCAGGTTCAAGATCAATTCTTACTTGGGTCGCCCAtggaaggaatactcaaggaccATTTTCATGGAATGCGCTATTGGTGATTTGATTCATCCAGATGGTTGGTATCCATGGGAAGGTACCTTCGCACTCAACACCTTAGACTACGGTGAGTATGCAAACACAGGTCCTGGAGCTAACACTGCTAGAAGAGTTAAGTGGAAGGGTTACCATGCCATCACAGACAGAAAGGTAGCAGCTAGATACACAGCACAGCCATTCATCCGTGGACAAATGTGGTTGAAAAGCACTGGAGTCCCATTCATGCTAGGGTTCACACACTAA
- the LOC113333366 gene encoding pentatricopeptide repeat-containing protein At5g64320, mitochondrial-like isoform X2, whose amino-acid sequence MVGKTEEMEVLCLNMVKEKCIGIEEVFSELITSFVDNNRVKEALRVLEIMNSAKVKPSIRICNVLIGTLVEEKSDLLSILFAYKEMVKAGIVPNVDTLNYLIQVLLEDGRIEVALDQYRRMDKKGCKPNGRTFEILIKGLCMRDRVAESVKVLDEMFEIECKLDVSFYWAVIPIYCEANKLNVGMKLLSKMRDTGTLPGLLIYKVLVESLCAERRLDEAVKLFKDMVDNGIDPVVDIFVDIVCGLGKVGKFSEAAKFLEENSVFDVSPHNELLQGYCNSGRLFEGSKFLEKMVEKNVADSFSWSILIRGICELGKVTKAFEVLNRMVILSYIPDVATYSALICGHCRQEKYQEALELFHSVRVEKWVLESNSFEQLIEGLCSVNMMEEALSVYHYMSTNGISMRTSSFNILLKCMLTGNADETIRLLKSSEFRSGTSGCLETYNIIMHGLLKLGRAADVLVQFSQMLVQGCTLDVETYNVLICSMSAESRTSDCALLLSQMLGVGFVPDSETLEILMFCMASHSQLHLLTHSMDKLALRDGILTVPMYNMLINCLCKEGHKHDACRFLDQMLEKGWVPDAATHGLLIGRNNRDEAGSEAELIEDQDQVCNILAEGLTKT is encoded by the coding sequence ATGGTGGGAAAAACTGAAGAAATGGAAGTTCTGTGTTTGAATATGGTTAAGGAAAAGTGCATAGGAATTGAAGAAGTCTTTTCTGAATTAATTACTAGTTTTGTTGATAATAATAGAGTTAAAGAAGCTTTAAGAGTTCTCGAAATTATGAATTCCGCAAAGGTAAAACCGTCTATACGGATTTGTAATGTACTAATAGGTACTCTTGTAGAGGAGAAAAGTGATTTGCTTTCGATATTGTTTGCTTATAAAGAGATGGTGAAAGCTGGAATTGTACCAAATGTTGACACGTTGAATTACTTGATACAAGTTTTGTTGGAAGATGGTAGGATTGAAGTTGCGTTAGATCAGTACAGGAGAATGGATAAGAAAGGGTGTAAGCCTAATGGTAGGACTTTTGAGATACTTATTAAGGGTTTGTGTATGAGAGACCGGGTTGCTGAATCAGTTAAAGTTTTGGATGAGATGTTTGAGATTGAGTGTAAATTGGATGTGAGTTTTTATTGGGCCGTGATACCTATTTATTGTGAAGCTAATAAACTAAATGTTGGAATGAAACTGTTAAGTAAGATGCGAGATACTGGTACATTGCCTGGTTTGTTAATTTATAAGGTTTTGGTGGAGAGTTTGTGTGCAGAACGGAGGTTAGATGAGGCggttaagcttttcaaagatatGGTAGATAATGGTATAGACCCTGTGGTTGATATATTTGTTGATATTGTTTGCGGGCTTGGTAAAGTTGGGAAGTTTAGTGAAGCGGCCAAGTTCTTGGAGGAGAATTCTGTGTTTGATGTTTCTCCTCACAATGAGTTGCTTCAAGGTTACTGCAACAGTGGTAGACTTTTTGAGGGAAGTAAATTTCTCGAGAAAATGGTTGAGAAGAATGTAGCTGATAGTTTTTCTTGGAGTATTCTTATCCGAGGGATTTGTGAACTAGGAAAAGTTACAAAGGCGTTTGAAGTTCTTAATAGAATGGTGATTTTGTCATACATTCCCGATGTTGCTACTTATTCTGCTCTTATATGTGGACACTGTCGACAGGAAAAGTATCAAGAGGCTCTCGAGCTATTTCATTCTGTTCGTGTTGAGAAGTGGGTTTTAGAGTCAAACTCCTTCGAGCAACTAATTGAAGGCCTATGCAGTGTTAATATGATGGAAGAAGCATTGTCGGTGTACCATTATATGTCTACCAACGGTATCAGTATGAGAACATCGTCATTCAATATCTTGCTCAAATGTATGCTTACAGGAAATGCTGATGAAACAATCAGGCTGTTAAAGTCTTCGGAATTTCGTTCTGGTACTTCCGGCTGTCTTGAGACGTACAATATCATCATGCATGGGTTGCTAAAGTTGGGTAGGGCAGCAGATGTGTTAGTACAGTTTTCACAAATGTTGGTGCAGGGCTGTACGTTAGATGTGGAGACTTACAATGTCCTAATATGTAGCATGTCTGCAGAAAGCAGAACAAGTGATTGTGCTCTACTGTTAAGTCAGATGCTCGGAGTTGGGTTTGTTCCAGATTCAGAGACCTTAGAGATACTGATGTTCTGTATGGCGAGCCATTCTCAGTTACACCTGCTTACACACTCAATGGATAAGCTGGCTTTAAGGGATGGAATTCTGACTGTTCCAATGTACAACATGTTGATCAACTGTCTCTGCAAGGAAGGTCATAAACATGACGCCTGTAGATTCTTAGATCAGATGTTGGAGAAAGGGTGGGTCCCAGATGCTGCTACACACGGTTTGTTAATCGGCAGAAATAATAGAGATGAAGCTGGTTCAGAAGCAGAGTTAATTGAAGATCAGGATCAAGTTTGCAATATACTGGCGGAGGGGTTGACGAAAACATAA
- the LOC113333366 gene encoding pentatricopeptide repeat-containing protein At5g64320, mitochondrial-like isoform X1 — MALKVSSLINSKQILKRVCLNSLFSSISSEIPSNDTPKATDFEVKIRALRKNLNPDNLLRVLNSTHDMKTSIEIIKWVSLQKRFCHTPDTYTNMILKLGMVGKTEEMEVLCLNMVKEKCIGIEEVFSELITSFVDNNRVKEALRVLEIMNSAKVKPSIRICNVLIGTLVEEKSDLLSILFAYKEMVKAGIVPNVDTLNYLIQVLLEDGRIEVALDQYRRMDKKGCKPNGRTFEILIKGLCMRDRVAESVKVLDEMFEIECKLDVSFYWAVIPIYCEANKLNVGMKLLSKMRDTGTLPGLLIYKVLVESLCAERRLDEAVKLFKDMVDNGIDPVVDIFVDIVCGLGKVGKFSEAAKFLEENSVFDVSPHNELLQGYCNSGRLFEGSKFLEKMVEKNVADSFSWSILIRGICELGKVTKAFEVLNRMVILSYIPDVATYSALICGHCRQEKYQEALELFHSVRVEKWVLESNSFEQLIEGLCSVNMMEEALSVYHYMSTNGISMRTSSFNILLKCMLTGNADETIRLLKSSEFRSGTSGCLETYNIIMHGLLKLGRAADVLVQFSQMLVQGCTLDVETYNVLICSMSAESRTSDCALLLSQMLGVGFVPDSETLEILMFCMASHSQLHLLTHSMDKLALRDGILTVPMYNMLINCLCKEGHKHDACRFLDQMLEKGWVPDAATHGLLIGRNNRDEAGSEAELIEDQDQVCNILAEGLTKT; from the coding sequence ATGGCATTAAAGGTTTCATCTTTGATCAATTCAAAGCAAATTCTAAAAAGGGTATGTTTAAATTCATTATTTTCTTCAATTTCAAGTGAAATTCCTTCAAATGATACTCCTAAAGCCACTGATTTTGAAGTAAAAATACGTGCTTTAAGGAAGAACTTAAATCCTGATAACTTACTTAGGGTTTTAAATTCAACTCATGATATGAAGACATCAATAGAGATAATAAAATGGGTTTCTTTACAGAAACGGTTTTGTCATACCCCTGATACTTATACTAACATGATTCTGAAATTAGGTATGGTGGGAAAAACTGAAGAAATGGAAGTTCTGTGTTTGAATATGGTTAAGGAAAAGTGCATAGGAATTGAAGAAGTCTTTTCTGAATTAATTACTAGTTTTGTTGATAATAATAGAGTTAAAGAAGCTTTAAGAGTTCTCGAAATTATGAATTCCGCAAAGGTAAAACCGTCTATACGGATTTGTAATGTACTAATAGGTACTCTTGTAGAGGAGAAAAGTGATTTGCTTTCGATATTGTTTGCTTATAAAGAGATGGTGAAAGCTGGAATTGTACCAAATGTTGACACGTTGAATTACTTGATACAAGTTTTGTTGGAAGATGGTAGGATTGAAGTTGCGTTAGATCAGTACAGGAGAATGGATAAGAAAGGGTGTAAGCCTAATGGTAGGACTTTTGAGATACTTATTAAGGGTTTGTGTATGAGAGACCGGGTTGCTGAATCAGTTAAAGTTTTGGATGAGATGTTTGAGATTGAGTGTAAATTGGATGTGAGTTTTTATTGGGCCGTGATACCTATTTATTGTGAAGCTAATAAACTAAATGTTGGAATGAAACTGTTAAGTAAGATGCGAGATACTGGTACATTGCCTGGTTTGTTAATTTATAAGGTTTTGGTGGAGAGTTTGTGTGCAGAACGGAGGTTAGATGAGGCggttaagcttttcaaagatatGGTAGATAATGGTATAGACCCTGTGGTTGATATATTTGTTGATATTGTTTGCGGGCTTGGTAAAGTTGGGAAGTTTAGTGAAGCGGCCAAGTTCTTGGAGGAGAATTCTGTGTTTGATGTTTCTCCTCACAATGAGTTGCTTCAAGGTTACTGCAACAGTGGTAGACTTTTTGAGGGAAGTAAATTTCTCGAGAAAATGGTTGAGAAGAATGTAGCTGATAGTTTTTCTTGGAGTATTCTTATCCGAGGGATTTGTGAACTAGGAAAAGTTACAAAGGCGTTTGAAGTTCTTAATAGAATGGTGATTTTGTCATACATTCCCGATGTTGCTACTTATTCTGCTCTTATATGTGGACACTGTCGACAGGAAAAGTATCAAGAGGCTCTCGAGCTATTTCATTCTGTTCGTGTTGAGAAGTGGGTTTTAGAGTCAAACTCCTTCGAGCAACTAATTGAAGGCCTATGCAGTGTTAATATGATGGAAGAAGCATTGTCGGTGTACCATTATATGTCTACCAACGGTATCAGTATGAGAACATCGTCATTCAATATCTTGCTCAAATGTATGCTTACAGGAAATGCTGATGAAACAATCAGGCTGTTAAAGTCTTCGGAATTTCGTTCTGGTACTTCCGGCTGTCTTGAGACGTACAATATCATCATGCATGGGTTGCTAAAGTTGGGTAGGGCAGCAGATGTGTTAGTACAGTTTTCACAAATGTTGGTGCAGGGCTGTACGTTAGATGTGGAGACTTACAATGTCCTAATATGTAGCATGTCTGCAGAAAGCAGAACAAGTGATTGTGCTCTACTGTTAAGTCAGATGCTCGGAGTTGGGTTTGTTCCAGATTCAGAGACCTTAGAGATACTGATGTTCTGTATGGCGAGCCATTCTCAGTTACACCTGCTTACACACTCAATGGATAAGCTGGCTTTAAGGGATGGAATTCTGACTGTTCCAATGTACAACATGTTGATCAACTGTCTCTGCAAGGAAGGTCATAAACATGACGCCTGTAGATTCTTAGATCAGATGTTGGAGAAAGGGTGGGTCCCAGATGCTGCTACACACGGTTTGTTAATCGGCAGAAATAATAGAGATGAAGCTGGTTCAGAAGCAGAGTTAATTGAAGATCAGGATCAAGTTTGCAATATACTGGCGGAGGGGTTGACGAAAACATAA